The following are from one region of the Prevotella communis genome:
- a CDS encoding RNA polymerase sigma factor, with amino-acid sequence MKEISFRTDVLPLKNELFRMALRITLNRDDAEDVVQETMMKVWNRREQWAQIESMEAFCMTICRNVALDHQKRMENQNVSLEDEDSVSTHPSNVRTPEEQVMQRDRVERVRGLMNRLPEKQRTCMQLRDVEGKSYKEIAAVMNITEQQVKVNIFRARQTIKQEFLKQEQYGL; translated from the coding sequence ATGAAAGAAATCAGTTTTCGCACCGACGTGTTGCCGCTGAAGAATGAACTCTTCCGCATGGCTCTTCGTATCACTCTCAACAGAGACGATGCTGAGGACGTGGTGCAGGAAACAATGATGAAAGTCTGGAACCGCCGTGAGCAGTGGGCACAGATAGAGTCGATGGAGGCCTTCTGTATGACGATATGCCGCAACGTGGCACTGGACCACCAAAAAAGGATGGAGAACCAGAACGTGTCGCTGGAAGATGAAGACAGCGTGAGCACACATCCCTCTAACGTCAGAACACCTGAAGAGCAGGTTATGCAGCGCGACAGAGTGGAGCGCGTAAGGGGTCTGATGAACCGGTTGCCTGAGAAACAGCGCACCTGCATGCAGTTGCGAGATGTCGAAGGAAAGTCGTATAAGGAGATTGCCGCCGTGATGAATATCACTGAGCAACAGGTGAAGGTGAACATCTTCAGGGCGCGACAAACAATTAAACAAGAATTTTTGAAACAAGAACAATA